One Labeo rohita strain BAU-BD-2019 chromosome 12, IGBB_LRoh.1.0, whole genome shotgun sequence genomic region harbors:
- the dhx32a gene encoding DEAD/H (Asp-Glu-Ala-Asp/His) box polypeptide 32a: MAGNSEISEGELKREEESDDLFEFGDDLELNQFDGLPYSSRYYRLLQERKTLPVWKYRHEFMTLLENNQILIVSGTTKTGKSTQIPQWCAEFCLAAQYQHGVVVCSQIQRRQAVDLALRVADEMDVNIGHEIGYSIPLETCCSNDTILRYCTDDVLLREMMSDPMLEHYGVVVIDQAHERTVSTDVLLGLLREVLLQRPELRVVVLSAPPASETFLTHYGNVPRLHLDAPCAGEVIHSNSTSAESFYSALRLALEVHRSREPGDVAVFLASEQEVVCACNILTKEASRMSVSLGELIAVPLCPGHTGMCPPITEIPQTSRRIFVSCSQSEDLFWLVDTITFVIDTGVEKRLVYNPRVRANSEVIRSISKCQAEIRKRLTGSTGKCFCLYPENVQLPAEIPPRILESNITSTALYLKRMEAAGIGHCDFISRPDPEGLMQALEELDYLAALDNDGNLSEMGIIMSELPLDPQMAKALLASCEFDCASEMLTIAAMLTAPSCFIEPPVGMVTEVMRCHMKFQHPEGDHFTLINIYNTFKRSQKEPYFSQEQWCEEYFLCCAALQTADAIRAQLTDILKRIELPISEPAFGTKTNALSIKRALLAGYFMQIARDVDGSGNYFMLLNKHVAQVHRLSGYGAKAHKLGLPEWVLFHEYNLSDNNCIRTVTQISPQAFLQMAPQYFFCNLPPSESKEILQHILDSDRRGKARAKPQIAAPETKTETEEAESHDRCVIQ, translated from the exons ATGGCTGGGAACAGCGAGATATCAGAAGGAGAACTCAAGAGAGAGGAGGAATCTGATGATCTGTTTGAGTTTGGAGATGATCTAGAGCTCAATCAGTTTGATGGACTGCCATATTCCTCCAGATACTACAGACTCTTGCAGGAGAGAAAAACTCTGCCTGTTTGGAaatacagacatgaatttatgaCTTTGCTGGAAAATAATCAGATTCTTATAGTCTCAGGCACAACCAAGACTGGTAAAAGCACACAG ATCCCTCAGTGGTGTGCCGAGTTCTGCCTGGCTGCGCAGTACCAGCACGGTGTGGTGGTGTGCAGTCAGATCCAGAGACGGCAGGCTGTCGATTTGGCCCTCCGTGTTGCGGACGAGATGGACGTAAACATCGGCCACGAGATTGGATACAGCATCCCGCTGGAGACGTGCTGCTCCAACGATACTATTCTCAG GTACTGCACTGATGACGTCCTGCTGCGGGAGATGATGTCAGACCCCATGCTAGAGCATTACGGGGTGGTGGTGATAGACCAGGCCCATGAGAGGACCGTGAGCACGGATGTCCTGCTTGGTCTGCTGAGAGAGGTGCTTCTCCAGCGGCCTGAGCTCAGGGTGGTGGTCCTGTCTGCCCCACCTGCTTCAGAAACATTCCTCACGCACTATGGGAACGTTCCACGCCTGCACCTGGATGCCCCGTGCGCCGGTGAAGTGATTCACAGCAACAGCACCAGCGCTGAAAGCTTCTATTCGGCTCTGAGACTCGCGCTGGAGGTTCATCGGTCCAGAGAGCCAGGAGATGTAGCTGTGTTTCTTGCTTCAGAGCAG GAGGTGGTCTGTGCCTGTAATATTCTCACTAAAGAAGCGTCCAGGATGAGTGTATCTCTGGGAGAGCTGATAGCGGTTCCCCTGTGTCCCGGACACACCGGAATGTGTCCACCAATCACAGAAATCCCACAGACGAGTAGGCGGATCTTCGTTTCCTGCAGCCAATCGGAGGATCTGTTTTGGCTGGTGGACACCATTACTTTTGTCATTGATACTGGAGTAGAAAAGAGATTA GTGTATAATCCACGAGTGAGAGCGAATTCAGAGGTCATCCGATCCATCAGTAAATGTCAAGCTGAAATCCGTAAACGGCTGACTGGATCAACAG ggaagTGCTTCTGTTTGTATCCTGAGAACGTTCAGCTGCCCGCTGAGATTCCTCCTCGCATTCTGGAGTCCAACATCACGTCCACGGCGCTCTATCTGAAGAGGATGGAGGCGGCCGGGATCGGACACTGTGACTTCATCAGCAGACCTG ATCCCGAGGGCCTCATGCAGGCGTTGGAGGAGCTCGATTATCTCGCTGCTTTGGATAACGATGGAAACCTGTCCGAGATGGGCATCATCATGTCAGAGCTTCCTCTGGATCCACAGATGGCAAAAGCTCTGCTGGCGTCCTGCGAGTTTGACTGCGCTAGTGAGATGCTAACCATCGCTGCAATGCTAACAG CACCAAGCTGCTTCATCGAGCCTCCCGTTGGCATGGTAACAGAAGTGATGCGCTGTCACATGAAGTTCCAGCATCCCGAGGGCGACCACTTCACCCTTATCAACATCTACAACACCTTCAAACGCAGCCAGAAGGAACCAT ATTTCAGTCAGGAGCAGTGGTGTGAGGAGTACTTCCTGTGCTGCGCCGCCTTGCAAACGGCAGACGCCATCAGAGCTCAACTCACAGACATCCTCAAACGCATCGAGCTTCCTATTTCAGAACCAGCCTTCGGCACCAAAACCAACGCACTCAGTATCAAGAGAGCGCTGCTCGCCGGCTACTTCATGCAG ATCGCCAGAGATGTGGACGGTTCGGGGAATTACTTCATGCTGCTGAACAAACACGTGGCTCAGGTTCACCGTCTGTCGGGTTACGGAGCCAAAGCTCATAAACTGGGTTTGCCGGAGTGGGTTCTGTTCCACGAGTACAACCTCTCTGACAACAACTGCATCCGCACCGTCACACAGATCTCACCGCAGGC GTTCCTTCAAATGGCACCGCAGTATTTTTTCTGTAATCTGCCACCTAGTGAAAGTAAAGAGATCCTGCAGCACATCCTGGACAGTGACAGGAGGGGAAAAGCAAGAGCGAAACCTCAAATAGCTGCGCCAGAAACAAAGACAGAGACTGAAGAGGCTGAATCACATGATCGATGTGTCATACAGTGA